A portion of the Phycisphaerae bacterium genome contains these proteins:
- the secD gene encoding protein translocase subunit SecD yields the protein MGEKNLWSKVGLIVIFAGLSLWQTYPFTTEQLKPGIDLGGGHSLLFEIDDTGDSSYDLAKRVMNVLKNRVDPQGNRNLIWRPIGRNRLEIQIPRAPEHQRRNREKYNHARQALIDTYISEPQIRQALRLPPAQRDEAINRLVGKYESRRPLFEELVRVDEQYRELSSRFEKEGATTQPAQTQPSAETSLAQQVDDAFKKRNELIKQLVAKNLEIRVLEDLLALGRKSATRVEGIERLKSEHSDLAELIDNMIRTYDACARYRGSLDDPADLMRLLKGAGVLEFRILATRSPGNLAMTDAKNPEYQVEISTYENNLSRFGPRVQTGDKFMWIKIAKPDPGDWSERYYIIREYAGSQYVLAHATPDMGLLRNTGWTLAGAYPGRDRLGRLAIDFQLGGNGPAQFWELTNNNIGRPLCIVLDDEAISSANIHSAISDRGQITGRFTPQRVDYIVRTLEAGSLPAKLKEVPLQQNSVGPSLGETNRRMGFRASVMAFVVVAVFMAVYYFYNGAIADIALLLNMVITLGIMSFLQATFTLPGIAGLVLTLGMAVDANVLIYERMREELQRGISVRMAAKLGYEKAFSAILDSNVTTIITAVILGVIGSEEIRGFGLTLGIGLCTSMFTALFVTRQYFHIMVPNTLNREETNKAWLGTGILVVAAGVLMGTGYLANNPDTLQDSRLYGLGVFVAWLAGTAVVLMAGLWLFRFLYGATGHRQANRLPMFKLLSAPNINWMAKYRIFWACSAAVIGIGLLGMFMVKPADYMDIEFIGGTSVQIEIKADSQKQLNDEKIQQLVANDAANWLRQAATWLAGATVTEVGENRFRVTTPGDLTASQITSLLMPTLEEDDAVARNGVTPTEDGKGVIVQVKVPTRTSEEEAPKPLDLAGVQEEVRKAAEYASNAWRNLMSARVQTIELASEGEKREAYEVIVTEPRKTLVAEAMLATMGEILEVTPAVDARLETDPDRAPEGIYPIKSDAVVLADVIGGHSQAQIVQRVRRGEAMESDTIDFHGGLVMVFDGLNPAQSAAQLEARIKRMRLQPGFEDQGSRPTRVIGLEAAGGGDPAVDPCTRVAIMVKDPVFSYLDEEDNTKWLGDVARKEVNLVKEALATSLSLQRVTQFSPQVASEAITKAIIAVVLSLIAIAAYLWIRFGSLTFGLAGILALYHDVAIALAGIFIAHHVWHTRVGEVLMLRDFRIDLNIVAALLTIVGFSINDTIVIFDRIRENRGRIATISARLINDSLNQTLSRTILTTLTVLMTLFVMYFFGGEGIHGFAFAMIVGSLSGTYSTLAIATPLIHHPRILWVVTVVLAGLTLAGLAWMIPGRMVSRVLPLVILGLSVVVLVVLARSFAREDRAASPA from the coding sequence ATGGGCGAGAAGAATCTGTGGTCGAAAGTCGGCCTGATCGTGATTTTTGCCGGCCTGTCGTTGTGGCAGACCTACCCTTTTACGACGGAACAGCTCAAGCCGGGCATCGACCTGGGCGGCGGGCACAGTCTGCTGTTTGAGATCGATGACACAGGGGACAGCAGTTACGACCTTGCCAAGCGGGTGATGAACGTGCTCAAGAACCGCGTGGACCCGCAAGGGAACCGGAACCTCATCTGGCGGCCGATCGGGCGCAACCGCCTTGAAATCCAAATCCCGAGGGCGCCTGAGCATCAGCGGCGAAACCGCGAGAAGTACAACCATGCCCGGCAGGCCCTGATCGACACGTACATCAGCGAGCCACAGATCCGACAGGCCCTCAGATTGCCTCCGGCCCAGCGCGATGAGGCGATCAATCGGCTGGTGGGCAAGTATGAGAGCCGAAGACCGCTGTTCGAGGAGCTGGTCAGGGTGGACGAGCAGTATAGGGAGCTGAGCAGTCGCTTCGAGAAGGAGGGTGCAACGACGCAGCCGGCACAGACTCAGCCTTCGGCTGAGACGTCGCTGGCGCAACAAGTGGACGATGCGTTCAAGAAGCGGAACGAGTTGATCAAGCAACTGGTTGCCAAGAACCTCGAAATCCGGGTTCTGGAGGACCTGCTGGCTCTGGGCAGAAAGAGCGCCACTCGCGTTGAGGGAATCGAGCGGCTCAAGAGCGAACACAGTGACCTCGCTGAGCTGATCGACAACATGATCCGCACGTACGATGCGTGCGCCCGATATCGGGGTTCGCTCGATGATCCGGCGGACCTGATGCGTCTCCTGAAGGGGGCCGGTGTTCTGGAGTTTCGCATCCTGGCGACGCGCTCACCGGGCAACCTGGCGATGACCGACGCGAAGAATCCGGAGTACCAGGTGGAGATCTCAACCTATGAGAATAACTTGTCGCGGTTCGGGCCGCGCGTCCAGACCGGTGACAAGTTCATGTGGATCAAGATCGCCAAGCCGGATCCGGGCGACTGGTCTGAACGGTACTACATCATTCGTGAGTACGCGGGTTCGCAGTATGTTCTGGCCCACGCGACGCCGGACATGGGATTGTTGAGAAACACGGGGTGGACGCTGGCCGGGGCATATCCCGGCCGCGACCGGTTGGGTCGCCTGGCCATTGACTTCCAACTGGGCGGGAACGGTCCAGCGCAGTTCTGGGAATTGACCAACAACAACATCGGGCGGCCCTTGTGCATCGTCCTGGACGACGAGGCCATCTCCTCGGCGAACATCCACAGCGCCATCTCGGACAGGGGCCAGATCACCGGCCGGTTCACGCCGCAGCGAGTCGACTACATCGTTCGCACGTTGGAGGCGGGTTCTCTGCCGGCCAAGCTCAAGGAAGTCCCGCTGCAACAGAACAGCGTGGGCCCCTCGCTGGGTGAAACCAACCGCCGGATGGGTTTCCGGGCCTCGGTCATGGCGTTCGTTGTGGTGGCGGTGTTCATGGCCGTCTACTACTTCTATAACGGCGCGATCGCCGATATCGCCCTCTTGCTGAACATGGTCATCACGCTGGGCATTATGAGCTTTCTGCAGGCCACGTTTACGCTGCCGGGCATCGCCGGTCTGGTGCTGACATTGGGCATGGCGGTGGACGCGAACGTGCTGATTTATGAGCGCATGCGCGAGGAGTTGCAGCGAGGCATTTCGGTCAGGATGGCCGCGAAGCTGGGTTACGAGAAGGCGTTCAGCGCCATTCTCGACTCGAACGTGACCACGATTATCACGGCCGTGATCCTGGGAGTCATCGGCAGCGAAGAGATCAGAGGTTTCGGCCTGACGCTGGGCATCGGCTTGTGCACAAGCATGTTTACAGCCTTGTTCGTGACCCGCCAGTATTTCCACATCATGGTGCCCAATACCTTGAACCGAGAGGAAACGAACAAGGCCTGGCTGGGCACGGGCATTCTGGTGGTAGCGGCAGGGGTATTGATGGGAACAGGGTACCTGGCGAACAATCCCGACACTCTTCAGGATTCGCGTCTTTACGGGCTTGGTGTCTTCGTGGCCTGGCTGGCGGGAACTGCGGTAGTGTTGATGGCCGGCTTGTGGTTGTTCCGTTTCCTGTATGGGGCAACCGGCCACCGGCAAGCCAACCGTCTGCCGATGTTCAAACTGCTGAGCGCACCGAACATCAACTGGATGGCCAAGTATCGCATCTTCTGGGCCTGCTCCGCGGCGGTGATCGGCATCGGCCTGCTCGGCATGTTCATGGTGAAGCCTGCCGATTACATGGACATCGAGTTCATCGGAGGAACCAGTGTCCAGATAGAGATCAAGGCCGACAGTCAGAAGCAGCTCAACGATGAGAAGATTCAGCAGCTTGTCGCCAACGACGCGGCCAACTGGCTCAGGCAGGCCGCAACGTGGCTGGCCGGCGCGACGGTCACCGAGGTGGGCGAAAACCGTTTCCGGGTCACGACGCCGGGCGATCTGACGGCGTCTCAAATCACGTCGTTATTGATGCCCACCCTTGAGGAGGATGATGCGGTCGCTCGTAACGGCGTCACGCCGACCGAGGACGGTAAGGGCGTGATCGTCCAGGTCAAGGTTCCCACGAGAACCTCCGAAGAGGAAGCCCCCAAGCCGTTGGACCTGGCCGGCGTTCAGGAAGAGGTGAGGAAAGCGGCCGAATACGCTTCAAACGCCTGGCGCAATCTGATGTCGGCCCGCGTGCAGACGATCGAGCTGGCCTCGGAGGGTGAGAAGCGAGAGGCATACGAGGTCATCGTCACCGAGCCGCGCAAGACGCTGGTGGCCGAGGCGATGTTGGCGACCATGGGGGAGATCCTTGAGGTGACGCCCGCGGTCGACGCCCGGCTGGAAACCGACCCCGACAGAGCCCCTGAAGGGATCTATCCAATCAAGAGCGACGCCGTGGTGTTGGCGGACGTCATCGGCGGACACTCTCAGGCCCAGATCGTCCAGAGGGTTCGACGGGGCGAAGCCATGGAATCGGACACGATCGATTTCCATGGTGGACTGGTCATGGTCTTTGATGGTTTGAACCCCGCGCAAAGTGCCGCCCAGTTGGAAGCGAGAATCAAGCGGATGCGGCTGCAGCCGGGCTTCGAGGATCAGGGGTCGCGCCCCACGAGAGTGATCGGCCTTGAGGCCGCGGGAGGAGGCGATCCGGCCGTGGATCCGTGCACGCGCGTGGCCATCATGGTCAAGGACCCGGTCTTCAGCTACCTCGATGAAGAGGACAACACCAAGTGGCTTGGCGACGTGGCCAGGAAGGAGGTTAACCTGGTGAAGGAGGCGCTGGCGACCAGCCTGTCGCTGCAGCGAGTGACGCAGTTCTCTCCCCAGGTAGCCAGCGAGGCGATCACCAAGGCGATTATCGCCGTGGTGCTGTCTCTTATCGCCATCGCCGCCTATCTGTGGATCCGGTTCGGGTCGCTGACCTTCGGCCTGGCGGGCATTCTCGCCCTTTATCACGACGTGGCCATTGCCCTGGCGGGCATTTTCATCGCCCACCACGTCTGGCACACACGGGTGGGCGAGGTGCTCATGCTTCGCGATTTTCGGATCGACCTGAACATCGTCGCCGCCCTTCTGACCATCGTGGGCTTCTCGATCAACGACACGATCGTGATTTTTGACCGCATTCGTGAGAACCGCGGCCGTATTGCGACGATCTCAGCCCGGCTGATCAACGACTCATTGAACCAGACCTTGTCGCGGACCATCCTGACGACGTTGACCGTGTTGATGACGCTGTTCGTCATGTATTTCTTCGGCGGCGAGGGCATTCACGGTTTCGCTTTCGCGATGATCGTCGGTTCGCTCAGCGGTACGTACAGTACGTTGGCTATCGCCACGCCGTTGATCCACCATCCGCGGATCCTTTGGGTGGTGACGGTAGTGCTTGCCGGTCTGACGCTTGCCGGTCTGGCATGGATGATCCCCGGCCGCATGGTGTCGAGGGTGTTGCCGCTGGTGATTCTGGGGCTGTCGGTTGTCGTGCTGGTCGTTTTGGCCCGGAGCTTCGCCCGAGAGGACCGAGCAGCTTCGCCCGCCTGA
- the amrB gene encoding AmmeMemoRadiSam system protein B, with the protein MPMTTLPDKPKLRRVEAFPVSDDARGPLYVIRDPCGLAPGLITLSPVAMFILSLMDGEHGLLDIQEIFARHTLQILPRQQLEDMVRQLDEAHFLDSPAFEAYFNSLVEAYRAAPARISGSEESFGAPPGQMGTVIQKMLFDGQDMPARSNRRLLGLVAPHLDYPRGAPAYSRAYRMLAATQPPRRVIILGTNHFGQASSAVATRKDFQTPLGTTGTDRAFIEALENKLGTSLCEHEFDHQREHSVELQLLILQHLLRPEQFEIVPVLCPDVCGPTGTAPYDGKGVDLRDLGEAIGELIRADRTPTLIVAGADLSHVGGQFGDERDLDAAFLQEVEQKDREALDALINQGCEAFVSVLKSRENDTRVCSAGCIYAMMTALRGARPELLTYHQAASPQAGNGVTCAAIAVWEK; encoded by the coding sequence ATGCCAATGACAACGCTGCCCGATAAACCCAAGCTCAGGCGCGTCGAAGCCTTTCCTGTGAGCGACGACGCTCGCGGCCCGCTCTATGTCATCCGCGACCCCTGCGGCTTGGCACCAGGCCTGATTACCCTGTCCCCGGTCGCCATGTTCATACTGTCGCTCATGGACGGCGAACACGGCCTGCTGGACATCCAGGAGATCTTTGCCCGCCACACCCTCCAGATCCTGCCCCGGCAGCAGCTTGAAGACATGGTCCGACAACTCGATGAGGCCCATTTCCTCGACAGCCCCGCCTTCGAGGCTTATTTCAACTCCTTGGTCGAAGCCTATCGAGCCGCCCCGGCACGCATCTCGGGCAGCGAGGAGTCCTTCGGGGCCCCACCGGGCCAGATGGGGACCGTCATCCAGAAGATGCTGTTCGACGGCCAGGATATGCCGGCCAGGTCCAACCGCAGGCTGCTCGGTCTGGTCGCACCTCACCTGGACTACCCGCGGGGGGCGCCGGCCTATTCCAGGGCATACCGGATGCTGGCCGCCACACAGCCGCCCCGACGGGTAATCATCCTGGGAACCAACCATTTCGGCCAAGCCTCATCAGCCGTGGCCACACGAAAGGATTTTCAGACCCCGCTCGGAACCACCGGGACAGACCGCGCGTTCATCGAAGCTCTCGAAAACAAACTCGGGACCAGCCTCTGCGAGCACGAGTTCGACCATCAGAGAGAGCACTCCGTCGAGTTGCAGTTGCTGATCCTCCAACACCTGCTCCGCCCCGAGCAGTTCGAGATTGTTCCGGTACTCTGCCCGGACGTCTGCGGACCGACCGGCACGGCCCCGTACGACGGCAAGGGAGTAGACCTCCGCGATCTGGGTGAGGCTATCGGCGAGTTGATCCGGGCGGATCGCACGCCTACCCTGATCGTGGCCGGGGCGGACCTCAGCCACGTTGGCGGGCAGTTCGGAGACGAGCGGGATCTCGACGCCGCCTTCCTCCAAGAGGTCGAGCAAAAAGACCGGGAGGCACTCGACGCCTTGATCAACCAGGGATGCGAGGCCTTCGTCAGCGTGCTCAAGTCCCGTGAGAACGACACCCGCGTGTGCAGCGCGGGCTGCATCTACGCCATGATGACCGCCCTGCGCGGCGCCCGACCTGAACTGCTGACCTATCATCAGGCCGCCAGTCCCCAGGCAGGCAACGGCGTAACCTGCGCCGCTATCGCGGTGTGGGAGAAATAA
- a CDS encoding Gfo/Idh/MocA family oxidoreductase, protein MMKVGLMGLGRGGQIVAEALLSSSWCQLAAVASRKSHRIDRFVERHPEITAYDDFRSLIVENPLDALFVAVPPFLRGKYLTLAAEHRCPVWMLSPAARRFDESVEIMERFEKARCPIVVSRSWGMEPSLQPDAVGLDRLGRFFLAVGGVYLCTGEDLDWRGDSVRAGGGVLLDRGYELLDTVVKVMGLPATVYAAAKGVSRPGTRFPYDTEDTAALICQFSGGAVAAVTACWTSGPERCEIEFFGTGGTLRIDSRCVLCRDRAGERTLAELPRAANPLLASVEDFLSSLKSKSEHFRSSIRDHLATMAVIQAAYLSARTGQPESPGAILRMHDVNPRIVHRDAGE, encoded by the coding sequence ATGATGAAGGTTGGCCTGATGGGCCTTGGGAGGGGCGGGCAGATCGTGGCCGAGGCGCTTTTGTCAAGCTCCTGGTGTCAACTGGCCGCGGTGGCAAGCAGGAAATCGCATCGGATTGACCGGTTCGTCGAAAGGCACCCGGAGATCACGGCCTACGACGACTTCCGGTCGCTCATTGTCGAGAATCCGCTGGATGCGCTTTTCGTGGCAGTTCCTCCCTTTCTTCGCGGGAAGTATCTGACGCTGGCGGCTGAGCATCGCTGCCCGGTCTGGATGCTTTCACCGGCGGCGCGGCGGTTCGACGAGTCGGTCGAGATCATGGAACGGTTCGAAAAGGCGAGGTGTCCGATCGTGGTGTCGCGGAGTTGGGGGATGGAGCCGTCGCTGCAGCCGGACGCGGTCGGCCTGGATCGGCTGGGACGCTTCTTCCTCGCGGTGGGCGGGGTGTATCTCTGCACTGGTGAGGACCTTGACTGGCGGGGAGACTCGGTCCGGGCTGGCGGCGGTGTGCTGCTGGACCGCGGTTACGAGCTGTTGGACACCGTGGTGAAAGTAATGGGGTTACCAGCGACGGTGTATGCGGCCGCCAAGGGCGTATCGCGGCCTGGAACCCGGTTTCCCTATGACACCGAGGATACGGCGGCGCTGATCTGTCAGTTCTCCGGCGGAGCGGTGGCGGCGGTGACCGCTTGCTGGACCTCCGGACCCGAGCGGTGTGAAATCGAGTTTTTCGGGACCGGCGGGACGCTTCGTATCGATTCGCGGTGCGTGCTGTGTCGCGACCGGGCTGGGGAGAGAACGCTGGCAGAGCTGCCGCGGGCCGCCAATCCGTTGCTCGCCTCGGTCGAAGATTTTTTGTCCTCTCTCAAGAGCAAGTCGGAGCACTTCCGGTCTTCGATTCGCGACCACCTGGCGACCATGGCCGTGATCCAGGCGGCGTACTTGTCCGCGAGGACGGGCCAGCCCGAAAGCCCGGGTGCCATTCTCAGAATGCATGACGTTAACCCCCGCATTGTCCACCGCGACGCCGGGGAATGA